ccgcgggctcgtcagcacactttcgccccggagattgacccggccgggttaattgacgaggaagcccaattcgaagctctcagcggcatcgactggaagtcatcaactttccaggtcttgggatcagccggaggagaagacaggaacgagccggagacttcaactcagcaagcgtcgtaactcggctgacggtttaccaaacaatgctccacccttgtagacttgatgagttttgtaatagagtaggtgcaacaatttatctctgccgtgccatcgtgcacgtattgaatgctgaagtcttttgaagttgtctctttgatgtttctccgggtcataatcaatcctttgttttcCTTAATCTCAAAATAGTTGCTGTTAACTATCCTGCACAGAAGGGCAATTcccaagtctcgaggcggcttaccaccctgagaatcataagttttagatacataacccggaatatgaatcaaaaaggactggtcttcaatcatatccttaatacagccgtaagaacatacttaacggcctgcaagtatacttccggtttagataacccgggtaataaggttggtacctcaattccggtttacctgtcGTAATAACACCCATTGTGTCCGACTAACACTggaaatcaaagttaagccggccaagtgagacccggccgtacacactttgaaatgaTCAGAAGAACTCTATAATGAAACAAAAGAACTTAGgagcttccggttcgaatacgaccagagacccggcccaaaggggttatgccaagattcgaatacgatcatatagcccccagtgggtgtggcgatgccaatcaagagggaatcgacagctatgttctctttggttcgaatacgacccatgtttgaacaggaagcccccaagtgattttaagaattgtttaacgacgttgattcgaatacgatccacgtcagttcCCAAAGGGGTGaaaccatgattcaaatatgatcaaggaaaactccccaatgagctcggcactttgccaatcaaatgggtatcgacagctatgctctctttggttcgaatacgacccatgtttgaacaggaagcccccaagtgaccttgttGCTTAtggctagattcaaatacgatcataagccggatcctccttcaagtcacatgtaatcttgcaatgaaaacaacacgtgcacatttggaggagaaaaaaggacagaggtcctgctttattgcttatcataatatatacacagctgagagaaatatgtacatcacgagagatggtgactcaagtgtagtaaggccgaagctgagctatgttccatggccgacgggtctcttcctccgacttacgtgaatctttatgctccctaatgtcaatgaggtaatatgacccgttgtgcaagttcttgctgaccacaaagggtccttcccaaggcggggagagcttgtgcgcatctgtttgatcctggatgagccggagcacgagatcgccttcctggaagacccgggatttaacccggcggctatgataacggcgcaggtcttgttgataaatcgctgaacgggctgctgccacatcacgctgttcgtccaacaattcaagagcatcttggcgcgcttgttcattatccacctcaacataagccgccactcgaggtgagtcatgacggatgtcactggggaggactgcttccgccccgtaaaccatgaagaaaggcgtgaagcctgtagacctgttaggagtagtgttgatgctccataacacggagggcaactcctccacccaacaacccggcgtccgttgcaaagggaccaaaagccggggcttgatgcccttcagaatctcctgattagctctctcagcttgaccattggactgaggatgggccactgaggaaacatcaagtcggatatgctctcgttgacaaaactcttccatggcgcctttggagagattggtgccattgtcagttataatgctgtgcggaaagccaaaacggaaaatcacctttttcataaattgaaccgccgtggctgcatcgcacttgctaactggctcagcttccacccactttgtgaatttgtcaactgccaccaagaggtgggtcttcttatccttggaccttttaaaaggcccaaccatatcaagcccccagaccgcaaagggccatgtaattgggatcatcctcagctcttgagccggtacgtgagcccgtcgcgagaacctttggcaaccatcacacttactgactaagtcctctgcatcagcatgagccgtcaaccaatagaaaccatgacgaaaagccttggccacaagagactttgagccggcgtgatggccacaatccccttcatggatctcacgcaagatttcttgaccttcctcaggggagacacaacgctgaaacgcccctgtgacactgcgatgatgcaactcgccatcaatagcgatcattgacttagcccgccgggttatttgcctggccaaagtttcatcctcaggcaactcgccccgggtcatgtaagccagatacgacattgtccagtctggtatgatatggagagccgccaccagccgtgcctccgggtcagggacagccaaatcttcctctgtaggcaacttaacagaagggctatacaggacgtccaggaaagtgttaggcggcaccggctttcgctgagagcctagccggcttagagcatcagccgcctcgttcttcctgcgatcaatgtgctctacttggtagccctgaaagtgcccagcaatggcatcaacttcgcggcgataagccaccatgagagggtccttagagtcccacttgcctgatacttgttgagccaccaagtctgagtccccgaaacaccttacccggctcaagctcatctccttagccatccgaagaccgtggagcaaggcctcgtactcagccgcattgttagtgcaaggaaacatcaactgtagcacataatggaacttgtcacctttaggggaagccaatacaactccagcccccgagccttccaactgcctagacccatcgaagtgaatagtccaatatgtgttatccggcttctgctcgggcacctgtgactctgtccaatcattgatgaaatccaccaaggcctgagatttgacagcagtgcgtggcacgtatttgagaCCACGAGGTcccagttctatagcccacttagcaattctccctgtggcctctctgttttgaatgatatcaccaagaggggcagaactgaccacagttatgggatgaccctagaaataatgcttaagcttccggcttgccatgaacacaccataaacaagcttctgccaatgcggataccgctgtttggacttgatgagcacttcgctgacataataaatcggccgctgaaccggatgctccttaccttcttccttgcactccaccactatagccacactgacggctcgtgtgttcgccgccacatataataataagcgctccttatcaactggagcagcaaggactggaggctctgccagctgcttcttcaactcctcaaaggcggtattagctgcatcattccagacaaagttatcagttttcttcatcaactgatataagggcatggccttctcacccaaacggcttataaaccggcttaaagcagcgatgcgacccgccaagcgctgaacgtcgtttatacatgccggcttagccagggaggtgatggccttgatcttctccgggttagcctcaatgcctctgtcagaaaccaagaaacccaagagtttgcctgcaggaacaccaaagacacacttggccgggttaagcatcatcttgtagacccggagattatcaaaggtttcccttaaatcatctatcagggtttcctcttttatggacttaaccacaatatcgtccacataagcatgaacattacgcccaatctgtttatgaagacagttctgcacgcaacgctgataagtcgcctgtgcacacttgagtccaaagggcatggatacatagcagaaggctccaaagggagtgatgaacgccgtcttctcctggtccttaactgccattttaatctgatgatatccagaataagcgtccaggaaacttaagcgcgcacaaccggccgtagcatcaataatttgaccaatacggggaagggcaaaaggatcagccggacatgctttatttaagtccgtgtagtccacacacatccgccaagtgccgttcttcttgagtacgagcaccgggttagctaaccactctgggtgaaagacttcaacaataaacccggccgccaagagccgggccacctcttcaccaatagctttccgcctctcttcattaaaccgccgaaggaactgcctgaccggtttaaacttcggatcaacattgagagtgtgctcagcgagttctctaggtacacctggcatgtcagaaggtttccacgcgaagatgtccctattctcacggatgaactcgatgagcgcgctttcctatttcggatccagattggcactgatgctaaactgctgagatgaatctcctggagcaaaatcaacaagtttagtctcatcagctgacttaaatttcatcgccggctcatttttcgtagtcggctttttcagagaggtcatatctgttgggtcaacattgtctttgtaaaacttcaactcctctgttgcacaaacagattctgcataagctgcatcgccttcctcacactccagggccactttccggctgccgtgaaccgtaatggtcccattgtgacccggcatcttgagctgtaagtacacataacacggtcgtgccatgaacttggcgtaagccggccgtccaaatatagcatggtatggacttcttatcttgaccacctcaaaggtcaatttttccaccctgtagttggtctcatctccaaaggccactttcaattcgatcttgccgactggataagccgacttaccaggtaccacaccatggaagatagtgtttgactggctgaggttcttatcaatcaaccccatacgacggaatgtctcataatagaggatgttaatgctgctgcctccatccatgagcaccttagtgaacctatatcctcccacctgaggagccaccactaaggccaagtggcccgagttatccacccggggagggtgatcctccctactccacactataggctgctcagaccaccgcaagtagcgtggaactgccggctcaacagcattcacagccctcttatgaagcttctgatctcgcttacacagactggtggtaaacacatgatactgtccaccgctaagctgctttggattggtctgataacccccctgctgctgttgatgaccctggccagactgctgattaaagcccccttgaccgttctgaggattagaatttgagccgccgcccgggccatgaaagccgccggcgcctgagccgccgcccgggccattgtaattcttaaaggccttcatgattgcacaatccttccacagatgagtcgctggcttctctctagagccatgccttggacaaggctcattcaacagctgctccagcgtcggacctgacccgccgcctcggggagggggcctccccttacgtcgctggttattcccttgtgagctggcgttggccacaaactctaggctgtcgtcggccttgcgcttgcctcctccttggttccccgggttatgctgaggacccttgccattgccattcttctttcccttccctgtcctttcatcatctgaagggggatccttggtaccatcagaatcggcgtatttgacaagagccgccattagtgtacccatatcattacagtcgcgcttaagccgcccgagtttcatctttaggggcacaaaacgacaattctgctccaacattaagactgctgagccggcatccatcttatctgacgaatgtatgatctccttaacccggcgaacccaatgcgtcgtggattcaccctcctgctgcttacagttagtcaaatccacaattgacatagactgcctgcaggtatccttaaagttttggatgaaccgggctttcagctcagcccaagacccgatggagtttggtggtagccctttcaaccaagtgcgggcagtcccatccaacatcatggtgaagtacttggctattgccgcctcactgacctccagtagttccatggccatctcgtaactctcgatccaggctgcgggttgtaagtcagccgtgtagttgggcaccttcctagggcctttgaagtccttgggtagacgctcattgcggatagctggcactaaacaagggacacccccagtcctggtagggttacccacgtcgacggaagtcgtcggataagccgggggggtctggtaagccgtcaattgaggcacctgctccgcctcttgccgcgctctgtcctggtctgctgtgtggaaggctccgttatgaaccgggccatggccagggggcgggtcatggcgtcggacattacttgagccggtcactgagaccatgtgtctgctgtaactcgggctccggcctggacgaggggtcgagtggatcctgtcccggctgtaggagtacgcctcttgctgcgccagtgctgtctgaaggagttccctgacccggcgggtatcgatcgccgtcggagagtcgccgtcgaccgggagagccgccagccgtgctgccgcagcgaccatgttctccagcgggttgttataatgacccggtggtattggcacatactgaggcggggcagggggcacctggggaggccccatcacttgtggctgaataggggtcccagacccgggcactatgacccctggcgggttactagaccctgcacctggcgtgttgaagaggttgcgtggatcgtaaaccggagggagtcgcgattgggccttttgatgcctccttctcaggacctcattggacgtgttttgatccatcgtgagccggaaggactgcgcttgaatcaactgggtttgggcatcgagagccgcccgctccgcagtcatcctgatcccttccgctgccagatcctccttagccttcactagatccaactttaactgtgccacctccgtatcatgctgagcttgatccgccgggtcaaccgtggcggttaacagggccgtcatcttgtccgtgagatccattagcacctgagccggcgagggcaccgggtttcccgctccggCAGCAGGGTTCtaaacaggctgtgcaccggccataaagaccccaacctgacttggcggctcaaacgggtccggaatactgtcaccatcggaataacccatgagccggccatcttgaagttgatacaacgagtttgactcattggtggacgactcgccgtcagagccggcggccgtctcatcaccagatccagatcgatcagagagtcctccatggatacaccccacaaaagcatgccttaaggcaggccgggcccgggcgggtcgtgcacgctgagccgtctcgacgagatcggcacagagatccggctcagggcccggctcaccaatcttgccaatgaaaacatgaattccgccgaaggggacccggtacccgtactcaattgagccggcgtcggggccccagtttgcatcgtcgatgtagagcttgccgcgatgactcttggtcatccggcccacagcgtatcccttgagcccttcgaagctgcccttcaagaactcaaatccaccgtgcgctggccccacggtgggcgccaactatcgtggaattgtcacggcagatgtcctcgagctaggacttagtcgtggagccatcgcaactaggaagcttgaaggggtaggaacaaggaacacgagggtttatactggttcagccccttacggtgaaggtaaaagcctacgtccagtttgaggtggtattgattagggtttcgatgaccagggagcttaattgctatgcctggctctcgatgagatctttcttgtccctaaaccgctgccgggtcgtccctttatatagggaggctgacgcccagcagctctcagagtcccggccggctcataaaagtgtccggctcggactctcaactattcttgccttacactacaagttctaccatgataatgattgtaactacgggccttaagccatatccgggtcttaagcccatctctggcccaccgtcttcaagcttgacgccgggcttctggtaatgaccattagagtaacccggcccctcctggcgggtgactctaaggtctatatcctcaacactgataaaaaatatttttgcggattttttggagtccatttacttaccgtatcacgtacctccttattttaacgattctagagtgttccggaaggactcttttatgtgttcttctagtgttaaagtttggataatattgctttcaacattaataggcgtacctgagatataatgctttattcgttgcccattgacaaccttcgggttagtaccttcggaattatttatctTGATGgcaccagaccggtaaacctcctcgatgacatatgggctttcccattttgagaggagctttcctgcaaaaaacctaacacgagagttgtacaaaagaacatattctccgactttaaactcacgcttttggattcttttgtcatgccatcttttaactttttctttgaataactttgcattttcataagcttgggttctccattcatctaatgagcttatatcaaataagctcttttcaccagcaagtttgaaatcatagttgagctttttaactgcccaaaatgctttatgttctaactcaagaggcaaatgacaagcttttccctaaaccattttataaggagacatacccataggatttttatatgctgttctataagcccaaagtgcatcatctaatttcttagaccaattcttcctggacctattggcagtcttttgcaaaataaattttatttctctattgctaagttcaacttgaccactagactgaggatgataaggtgatgcaattctatggttaacatcatacttgacaagcattttacgaaaagcaccatgaataaagtgtgaaccaccattatgGATGGCCTGCGGAGGAAGGGTCACGGACGACGAAAAGAAATTTCGGGAGGCACGTGCCGCCTGCTCCCCAGCCggcccgagcctcgggggctacacccagtaaCGGCGTTGTCGCGTCCCCACTGAAAAGTTTTCTGAGAAAAAACCAAAGCATTCACCGCAACGGCTTGCTCGAGTTGGACGAGCCGACTTTGTGCCCCAGGGGTAGCCGTCTGCAAGAAACTGCCGAACTATGCTCGCACCCTGTCCAGGGCGAGGATCTGGCTCCTCAGGGACGCCTTGCTGGTGGCCTCGCCGGCACCCGCCTGATCCCCTTGCAGCTGGGCCGCCGAACCCGCGCTGGCCCCGCTCCTTGACGGCCTGGAAGAGGTTGCAACGTCGCCTCACCGCGGCCTCAGCGCGCCCGCGCTCCTCCACGTCGTCCCCAGACAGGGGTGGTGTGCCCGTATCCAGGAGGCTGAGGGGTGCCCTGCCAGCGCGCAAGAGGTTGAGGGAGCACAAGGAGAACACGGTGAGGGGCGTGGGCCGAACCCAAGACCGAGACGAGGGCTCTTACCCAGCGCTCGTCAGAATCGCGCACGTCGGGGTCGGTGTCGGGGCGATGCGGCGCGCCTTCTTTATTAAGCCCTCGGGTTCGCCCTCCGGCTACGCTCCCGCCGAGCGCTTCCCGGCCGGCGCCCTGACCGCTTGCTTCCCATACGGCCGCGCCACGGCCGCCAGACGCCCGGCTGGCGCCACGTCCTCCGTCTTGTGAAGCCGCCACAGCCGCCGGACGCCCGGCTGGCGCCATGTCCGCCGTCTTGTGAAGACGAGTGACACCATACTGCCAAGGTCTTCGATCGCCGCCTGCTGAAGAAAGGCGATCACTCAACTCCAAGTCCGGTGGTCGACATGGGAGGACTACGAGGTGCTGTGCCACCGTTGCCCCGACGACGACATTTGGGGCGAAGCAGCTGCTCAAGCAAGGGCGAATGTCACGCCTGAAGTTCAGAtaccttttttttttttttgagacaatgaaGTTCAGATATCTGAACCTGAACTTGCAGCGGACTGAAAGTGCAGCAGCGCAGTTGGGCCTCAGGCCATGTAACCGGTCGAGGGCCCAAGTGGGCAGGTGGCACTTATGACACTGTTAATCGGCATCGATGAGAAGAATTGAGAAACTCCCTCGCCATCGGGCCACTAGTCTGCTCGGCTCCTCCCAGCGATTCCCCGTGGTCCTCGCCGGCGGCGGCTCCTCCCAGCGGTTCCCCGTCGTCCTCGACGGCGGCGGCTAGGTCagtcctctgtctctctctcgctCACCCAATTTGCCCGGGCCGGCGATCTAGGGTTAGGGTTACCAGCTCGACGCGCCGCCCCGCCATGATGCAGGTGCTGCtgttcgccgccgccggccccgcgtGCTCGTGCGCTGCCTTCGCTCTGTCATGCCGCTGcttctccttcttgccggcccgtaCCGCTGCTTTTCGTGGCCATTTTGTGTGCTCCTGCTACGGCTGCTTACTCCGCTTCTGTGTCGTGCAGGGACTGAGCGTCCTGCGTCGTTCCTTCTGCCTGCTAGGACGAGCAGTGGATCGAATTAACCACATGCCGTTCGCCGGAGCCATCGCCATCGCCGTCCTCTTGCTTGTCCCCTGTGCCAAGGCCACGTCGGGGGGCCTCATGATCGAGCAGATCTTGTCTGACAAGGGGTGTGGTGCCTTCGCCGGCCTCGTTGCCACCACGGCCGGCGTGGGCGAGGTGTTCCgttcctttttagagaaggaggcTGAAACCCCCGACGTGTTCGACGTGTTCGGTGAGAAGAGGGCCCGCAATGCGGGGCTCACCATTTTCTGCCCAGACGACGAGGCGGTGGCGGCATTCACTCCGAGATTCAACAAGCTCAGCGCCTACGCGCAGGTCGCCCTTCTTCTGTACCATGGAGTGCCGTCGCGTCGCTCCGAGGAGGCGCTCAGGTTGATCAACGGGGAGGAGGTGCCGACGCTTGATAAGGGGCCCTTGCCGGGCTCCAGAAGCATGCTCACCATCGATGTCTACGAAGATATCGTGGTACTTTCTTCGCCGTTGCCGTCGCCGTCGGTTGCTGCTGTCACCGAGATGGTCGTCGACCACGACCGCCTGGCTGTCTACATCATCGACGACGTGATGATTCCGAGAGAGCCAGAGATTGGATTCCCAGCCTTGCTTCTTTTCTTTGGGCTCCTGGCGTTGTGAGTCTTCATCTCCTTCTCTATGCTTAGTTTGTTACCTCTTGTCGTGCTCTAGATGCTAATAATTGTAGTACTTTCTATTGAAGTCATGCTcgagccaactcatccaaaagtccaaaCTGACGGAGAGAGACAAACAATAATTTCAACACTTTCTATCACTTGTCTGAATTTATCTGTGGGTGGCTCGGGCTGCTTAGATCATACTATAGTACATAACATTTTGTGACTTGGGGATGTGCTTACCAAATTTACCTACGTTTTTTTCTTGTCATATGACATATCTGCCATATAATCAGGCCACATGCTGCCAACTGATTATTAGGGAGATGCCTTGAGTTTATTCTGCAACATAACCATCTTTTGCATGTAGCAGGTGTAAATATATAGCGACAGTGATTCCTAGTCTTACTGCTTGATTACACACGTACCATACGTGATAGCTTACAAGTATTTATGCATCTGCAAATTAAACGTCGGGATGGGTGATGCTTACATGGGTGTTTGAATTGCTTCTGGTGTTTCCAAATCTTACTTATATACACTAACTGTATCTATCTCTCCCCTGCAGGGCAGCGCTGGTGCTCGCGCAGGTATTATTGATCTTCGGTGACGTCTGAGAAGATCGTTTCGTGTCAAGATCGCTACTACCTATGTTGTGGCTCCATATATAAGCGACAAGGACCTTAGTTCATGATTGTTTCATTTACATCAGCTGGCCTAATGTTAACTACTTCTGCATCGACATTATCCTGCTCTGCGTCATACTTGGTATTGCTGCCTACCTTTACAAGCAAGTAATTTCTCTGCCAAGAAACTTCAGCTTGCAAGTTTAAGTAGCTTGAGTTTGGACCAGCTGCTGAATGAAAATCTACCTCATATTTCTTTACACGCCTGCTTGATTGTTACCACATTCATAGTGCAAATCTAATCGTTTTGCTCCATGCTGTTTTTATTGTGTCGCAGTGTGCTTAAGAAGTGAGTGAGGTGCAACGGTGTGCTCATGCGTGGTCGGTAGTGATCTTGCATTGGATTCCCTACTTGTCATGTCCTGCTGTGATGGGTTTCAAGTAATTCCTTTCGTCTCATCTGTGTAATATCATGGTGGTCTTAGATTATTATGCTGGTTGAAGAAGTGATGATTATATGTGTGTTGACCTGATTGATGTCTGATTGTATGTATATTTCGAGTAAATTGCTTAGTAAGAGTACAAACATCATTCTTTTGTTCGAAACCTGGCCATGTATATGTTGCGTTCCCTGGGGCCTTTCTTTGATTGGC
This DNA window, taken from Triticum aestivum cultivar Chinese Spring chromosome 1D, IWGSC CS RefSeq v2.1, whole genome shotgun sequence, encodes the following:
- the LOC123182971 gene encoding fasciclin-like arabinogalactan protein 2 produces the protein MPFAGAIAIAVLLLVPCAKATSGGLMIEQILSDKGCGAFAGLVATTAGVGEVFRSFLEKEAETPDVFDVFGEKRARNAGLTIFCPDDEAVAAFTPRFNKLSAYAQVALLLYHGVPSRRSEEALRLINGEEVPTLDKGPLPGSRSMLTIDVYEDIVVLSSPLPSPSVAAVTEMVVDHDRLAVYIIDDVMIPREPEIGFPALLLFFGLLALAALVLAQVLLIFGDV